A window from Megalobrama amblycephala isolate DHTTF-2021 linkage group LG9, ASM1881202v1, whole genome shotgun sequence encodes these proteins:
- the cited4a gene encoding cbp/p300-interacting transactivator 4a, with protein MAEHMMMPMTHGSAGGGLHGYRMGMNGPSVHGHQPSLRTLPNGQLMHYSRGPQSSMEAAMRQRNVMNGVMNGQVTGQISGGHPHQMQQANMMYGGPNQQPQGHPQTQHHHMHPQNQHPPQYMGGGGLTASQQLMASMHLQKLNTQYHGHPHGPMNGHHMGSVQHRMGPAQLAGMQMGMGGPALGLNVMDMDLIDEEVLTSLVLELGLDRVQELPELFLGQNEFDFISDFVCKQQPSTVSC; from the coding sequence ATGGCTGAACACATGATGATGCCAATGACCCACGGCTCTGCTGGTGGAGGCCTGCATGGGTATCGCATGGGAATGAACGGCCCTTCAGTGCACGGACACCAGCCCAGTCTGCGGACCCTTCCCAATGGGCAGCTCATGCACTACAGCAGGGGGCCCCAGAGCTCCATGGAAGCGGCCATGAGGCAGAGGAATGTGATGAATGGCGTAATGAACGGTCAGGTCACCGGCCAGATAAGTGGTGGACACCCTCACCAAATGCAGCAAGCCAATATGATGTACGGAGGTCCGAATCAGCAACCGCAAGGTCACCCTCAAACCCAGCACCATCATATGCACCCCCAGAACCAACACCCACCGCAGTATATGGGTGGAGGAGGCCTTACAGCATCTCAGCAGCTTATGGCGAGCATGCATCTTCAGAAACTCAATACCCAGTACCACGGGCACCCTCACGGTCCCATGAATGGGCATCACATGGGAAGTGTCCAGCACAGAATGGGTCCTGCTCAGTTGGCAGGCATGCAGATGGGGATGGGCGGGCCAGCGTTGGGCCTCAATGTCATGGACATGGACTTGATTGATGAGGAGGTACTGACATCCTTGGTGTTGGAGCTCGGGCTAGACCGTGTTCAAGAGCTGCCTGAGCTTTTCCTTGGACAAAACGAGTTTGATTTCATTTCGGACTTTGTGTGCAAGCAACAACCTAGCACTGTCAGCTGCTAA